A window of the Aliivibrio salmonicida LFI1238 genome harbors these coding sequences:
- a CDS encoding BamA/TamA family outer membrane protein, with amino-acid sequence MRLIGFLTVVIFSACTFSISAKQKPEGWVDTFLEELGSSETIDVSKGIDWAVLPGPFANPEQGFGIGIAAVGLYSPTAPTEGTPLSTINITGYGSSSGSYGVGVNNRTYFDNDDLRLLVEAKASHTPEYYWGVGRTAAETDSNKTLVEAQILGFSPKVAYQFLPNTYVLIGLDMDSHRKQSADTDLLPSDDLADRFLSASTLSLEYDSRDFELNAQKGMLFSVNWNAYREEFGSDFNFDKITINYRQYYALSDATIIAWEVFGEDVEGDAPWFALSSLGSDKRMRGYYSGQYRDNTQLSGQIEFRHQLTQRHGMVAWIGGGNVGDSFNALFDSKWLPTYGVGYRFAFKPRVNVRLDYGLGKNSQAIYFQINEAF; translated from the coding sequence ATGAGATTGATAGGATTCCTCACTGTCGTTATTTTTAGCGCATGTACTTTTTCGATCTCAGCAAAACAAAAACCTGAAGGTTGGGTCGATACTTTTCTTGAAGAATTAGGATCATCTGAGACCATCGATGTCAGTAAAGGGATTGATTGGGCTGTATTACCCGGTCCTTTTGCAAATCCTGAGCAAGGCTTTGGTATCGGTATCGCAGCGGTTGGTCTTTATTCTCCGACAGCACCTACAGAAGGGACGCCATTATCAACCATTAATATTACCGGCTATGGGTCTAGCTCTGGCTCTTATGGTGTTGGTGTGAATAATCGTACGTATTTTGATAATGATGATTTGCGATTACTTGTGGAAGCGAAAGCAAGCCATACCCCTGAGTACTACTGGGGTGTTGGTCGAACTGCCGCAGAAACAGACAGTAATAAAACGTTAGTAGAAGCTCAGATTTTAGGGTTTTCACCGAAAGTAGCGTATCAATTTTTACCGAATACTTATGTATTAATTGGCCTTGATATGGACAGTCATCGTAAACAATCGGCTGATACAGACTTATTGCCAAGTGATGATCTTGCTGATCGTTTTTTAAGCGCCTCAACACTCAGTCTTGAATATGACAGCCGAGATTTTGAACTAAATGCTCAAAAAGGCATGCTATTTAGTGTCAATTGGAATGCGTATCGAGAAGAGTTTGGATCTGATTTTAATTTCGATAAAATAACGATTAACTATCGGCAATATTATGCGTTATCAGATGCGACTATTATTGCTTGGGAAGTTTTTGGTGAAGATGTTGAAGGGGATGCACCTTGGTTTGCGCTTTCTAGCTTAGGCAGCGATAAGCGTATGCGTGGTTATTATTCTGGTCAATATCGCGACAATACGCAATTGTCTGGACAGATCGAGTTTCGTCATCAATTGACACAAAGACACGGAATGGTTGCGTGGATCGGTGGTGGTAATGTTGGTGATTCTTTTAATGCGTTGTTTGATTCTAAATGGTTACCTACTTATGGGGTAGGGTATCGATTTGCGTTTAAACCTCGAGTTAATGTCCGATTGGATTATGGTCTAGGGAAAAACAGCCAAGCCATTTATTTTCAAATTAATGAAGCATTTTAG
- a CDS encoding BCCT family transporter yields the protein MSTTDKYSIDSTDYEVGQDNIQKWGFDIHNQVFGISAGAIILFLTVLLVMDPTEAKSILDGVKLSIINNFDGLFMWSSNIFLVFSLLLIISPFGKIRLGGDNAKPEHSTISWMAMLFAAGMGIGLMFYGVAEPVAYFTDWYGTPLAVEPLTEEARKLALGATMYHWGIHPWAIYGIVALSLAFFTFNKGLPLSMRSVFYPILGDRTWGWFGHIIDILTVLATLFGLATSLGLGAQQAAGGINHVFGTNGGVNMQIGVIIFVTMLAMISVIRGIDGGVKLLSNVNMLVALALLIFIIIIGFSDVMAAIPLTVMGYIENIIPLSNPHGRPDEGWMHGWTVFYWAWWISWSPFVGMFIARVSKGRTVRQFLISVMLIPTAATALWMSAFGGIAMEQVTNKVGELGENGLQDITMALFNMYDALPMSTALSVISIILIMVFFVTSSDSGSLVIDSITAGGKVDAPVPQRIFWAIVQGSIAAVLLWVGGTEAMQALQAGTVSTALPFTFILLLMCVSLVKGFSTEKYGTVPKTSKA from the coding sequence ATGAGTACTACGGATAAGTACAGTATTGACAGTACTGATTATGAAGTTGGGCAAGACAATATTCAAAAATGGGGTTTTGATATACATAACCAAGTTTTTGGTATTAGCGCTGGCGCAATTATTTTATTTCTTACTGTTCTTCTGGTTATGGACCCAACAGAAGCAAAATCCATTCTTGACGGCGTAAAATTAAGCATCATAAATAACTTTGATGGTCTATTTATGTGGTCTAGTAATATCTTCCTTGTTTTCAGTTTACTTCTAATTATCTCTCCTTTTGGTAAGATCCGTCTTGGTGGCGATAACGCAAAACCAGAACATTCCACTATTTCATGGATGGCAATGCTATTTGCTGCTGGCATGGGTATTGGGTTAATGTTTTATGGTGTTGCTGAACCTGTCGCTTACTTTACTGATTGGTATGGTACACCGCTAGCGGTTGAACCATTGACAGAAGAAGCAAGAAAATTAGCATTAGGTGCAACGATGTACCACTGGGGTATTCACCCTTGGGCTATTTACGGTATTGTTGCTCTTTCTTTAGCTTTCTTTACGTTTAACAAAGGCTTACCACTATCTATGCGTTCTGTTTTTTATCCTATTTTAGGTGACAGAACATGGGGTTGGTTTGGTCATATCATTGATATTTTGACCGTATTAGCGACGTTGTTTGGCCTGGCAACCTCTCTTGGTTTAGGTGCACAACAAGCCGCTGGTGGTATCAACCATGTATTTGGCACCAACGGTGGCGTCAATATGCAAATTGGTGTCATCATCTTTGTTACCATGCTTGCAATGATCTCGGTTATTCGTGGGATTGATGGCGGTGTAAAACTGCTTAGTAATGTAAATATGCTTGTTGCTCTTGCCTTACTTATTTTCATCATCATCATCGGATTTTCTGATGTAATGGCAGCAATACCATTAACGGTTATGGGCTACATTGAAAATATCATCCCTCTAAGTAATCCACACGGTCGCCCTGATGAAGGTTGGATGCACGGCTGGACCGTATTCTACTGGGCATGGTGGATTTCATGGTCTCCGTTTGTAGGTATGTTCATTGCACGTGTTTCTAAAGGTCGTACTGTTCGTCAATTCTTGATTTCAGTAATGCTAATTCCAACAGCCGCAACCGCATTATGGATGTCAGCTTTTGGTGGTATAGCAATGGAACAAGTCACAAATAAAGTCGGTGAGCTTGGTGAGAATGGTCTACAAGACATAACCATGGCATTATTTAATATGTATGATGCATTGCCAATGAGTACAGCTCTTTCTGTGATTTCAATCATCCTAATCATGGTGTTCTTTGTAACATCATCAGATTCAGGTTCATTGGTTATCGACAGTATTACCGCTGGTGGTAAAGTTGATGCGCCAGTACCACAACGCATTTTCTGGGCAATCGTTCAAGGTTCTATCGCTGCCGTATTATTATGGGTTGGTGGTACTGAAGCGATGCAAGCACTGCAAGCAGGTACTGTTTCTACGGCACTGCCATTCACCTTTATCTTACTTCTAATGTGTGTAAGTTTAGTGAAAGGGTTTAGTACTGAGAAATACGGTACGGTTCCAAAAACAAGTAAAGCTTAA
- a CDS encoding exoribonuclease II, with translation MFQDNPLLAQLKQQIQEKLPKKEGTIKATDRGFGFLESDDKKKSVFIPPAQMKKVMHGDRVIALIRTENDKDQAEPDQLVEQSVTRFIGRIQMFKKRLQVMPDHPSLKNAIKAKTRKGVNPETLNEGDWVVAELTQHPLKGDDGFLCDITHKITDTDDKIAPWWVTLAQNDLPNSEPKGIEHWEIKDDADLVRVDMTETPFVTIDGSSTKDMDDALYIKKQDNGSFELTIAIADPTAYITPDDEMDKVARQRGYTIYLPGRNIPMLPRDLSDELCSLIENEQRPAICCTVIVDAEGTIQEYTINFYAATIKSHARLSYDNVSDFLETGHCETWAPSEIIAQVVTELHEFAQARTTWRQTHAVIFPDRPDYRFELSEDNDVVAIHADTRRCANKLVEEAMVTANICAGKTLRNTFNMGVFNSHAGIKLDKFKDVVEIVNQLEGVEFTEEQIATLEGFSELRRLLGSQPTSYLDARIRKYQTYSETGNEPLPHYAMGLDIYATWTSPIRKYSDMINHRMLKAHILGKEPVQRPDDIVGEELALSRRYHRMAERNVSDWLYCRTLACEVEKETQYTAEIFDINRAGMRVRLIENGAAAFIPGSLIVDNKERIECNGDQGTVSIDKHETFKLGDQLQVTLAEVKEETRNIVAKPVQAFPAPVVEETEIETENPSA, from the coding sequence ATGTTTCAAGATAACCCATTACTTGCGCAATTGAAGCAGCAAATACAAGAAAAATTGCCTAAAAAAGAAGGCACAATTAAAGCAACCGACCGTGGTTTTGGCTTCTTAGAATCAGATGACAAGAAAAAAAGCGTCTTTATTCCACCAGCACAAATGAAAAAAGTGATGCATGGTGACAGAGTCATTGCTCTTATTCGTACTGAAAATGACAAAGACCAAGCAGAACCAGATCAACTTGTTGAACAATCAGTTACTCGATTTATTGGCCGCATTCAGATGTTTAAAAAACGTCTACAGGTAATGCCTGATCACCCTAGCCTAAAAAATGCAATAAAAGCAAAAACACGTAAAGGTGTAAATCCAGAAACCTTAAACGAAGGTGATTGGGTTGTTGCTGAGTTAACACAGCACCCATTAAAAGGAGATGACGGCTTTCTATGTGACATCACCCATAAGATCACTGACACCGATGACAAAATCGCGCCTTGGTGGGTAACTCTTGCTCAAAATGATTTACCAAATTCAGAACCTAAAGGCATTGAACATTGGGAAATTAAAGACGACGCTGATTTAGTTCGTGTCGATATGACCGAAACACCATTTGTAACCATTGATGGTTCATCAACCAAAGACATGGATGATGCCCTTTATATTAAGAAACAAGACAACGGTTCTTTTGAACTGACTATTGCGATTGCCGATCCTACCGCTTATATCACTCCAGATGATGAGATGGATAAAGTGGCACGTCAGCGTGGTTATACTATTTATCTTCCTGGTCGCAATATACCAATGCTACCAAGAGATCTAAGTGATGAGTTATGTTCATTAATCGAAAATGAACAACGCCCTGCGATTTGTTGTACCGTGATTGTTGATGCAGAAGGCACCATTCAAGAATACACCATTAACTTCTACGCCGCGACGATTAAATCTCACGCACGCTTGTCTTACGATAATGTGTCTGATTTCCTTGAAACAGGCCATTGTGAAACTTGGGCACCAAGTGAAATCATCGCTCAAGTAGTTACTGAACTGCATGAATTTGCACAAGCTCGTACTACATGGCGTCAAACGCATGCTGTTATCTTTCCTGATCGCCCAGATTATCGCTTTGAATTAAGTGAAGACAATGATGTTGTTGCGATTCATGCCGATACGCGTCGCTGCGCGAATAAGCTAGTAGAAGAAGCAATGGTTACTGCGAACATCTGTGCAGGTAAAACATTACGTAATACCTTTAACATGGGCGTATTTAACTCACATGCTGGTATTAAACTCGATAAGTTTAAAGACGTTGTTGAGATTGTAAACCAATTAGAAGGCGTTGAATTTACTGAAGAGCAAATAGCAACACTGGAAGGTTTCAGTGAACTACGCCGTCTTTTAGGTAGCCAACCGACGTCTTACCTTGATGCACGTATTCGTAAATACCAAACTTACAGCGAGACGGGTAACGAACCCCTTCCTCATTATGCAATGGGTCTTGATATCTACGCGACGTGGACATCACCAATTCGTAAATACAGCGATATGATTAACCATCGCATGCTTAAGGCTCATATCTTAGGAAAAGAACCCGTACAGCGCCCTGATGATATCGTCGGTGAAGAATTGGCCCTAAGCCGTCGTTACCATCGAATGGCTGAACGTAATGTGAGTGATTGGCTATATTGCCGAACATTGGCATGTGAAGTTGAAAAAGAGACGCAGTATACGGCTGAAATTTTTGATATTAATCGTGCAGGTATGCGTGTTCGTTTAATTGAAAATGGTGCCGCCGCTTTCATTCCCGGTTCGTTAATTGTTGATAACAAAGAACGCATTGAATGTAATGGCGATCAAGGAACGGTTTCAATCGATAAACATGAAACCTTTAAGCTTGGTGATCAACTTCAAGTTACCTTAGCTGAAGTAAAAGAAGAGACTCGTAATATAGTTGCAAAACCAGTGCAAGCCTTCCCTGCTCCTGTTGTTGAAGAAACAGAAATAGAAACAGAAAATCCTAGCGCTTAA
- a CDS encoding late competence development ComFB family protein: MESNIHNYMEVLVGKRFIELDFYHSYTLDQITDMKCIALNQLPTLYIRYSLDMLAATPEKKLGQYYCMVIAAVENAEKMVAEDRRERQDEIDNIAVYTAKDRFDLEDEEVPFSGSLKIE, encoded by the coding sequence ATGGAATCAAACATTCATAATTATATGGAAGTACTGGTTGGAAAACGTTTCATTGAACTCGATTTTTACCACTCTTATACGCTTGATCAAATAACAGACATGAAATGTATTGCGCTAAATCAACTGCCTACACTTTATATTCGTTATAGCTTAGATATGTTAGCGGCCACACCTGAGAAAAAATTAGGACAATATTACTGTATGGTTATCGCTGCTGTTGAAAACGCAGAGAAGATGGTAGCAGAGGATAGGCGAGAGCGTCAGGATGAAATTGATAATATTGCGGTTTATACAGCAAAAGATCGTTTTGATTTAGAAGATGAAGAAGTTCCATTTTCTGGTTCGTTGAAAATAGAGTAA
- a CDS encoding DUF4056 domain-containing protein has translation MNSKTVAMIASFLFLGSSFSVFAEAPVGVRPCCAFGTNLQTEVGGIPVPFVSVENVLNISELGDHIYNDGSQSVASSLMGFGDESNGIFYSEKGGFLDSAHIRDTADFAYFLYTEISAHLGENYSIALSPELKDRIVQMNASTESYSQAQRKSISIEVAALTAYRLAQWHEIAQWFGMESVGGFKEYASAFSPEDLYSNMLGARLASAVISNNPNLDKNDFSKAMTQAIHDKFIELKVGSKEESKAEIESMDGVWWDSDKRLPNKWVVIHREYHLGTDLRPNGFKNGMEESLATEHEGLVTFKLMPNQNDNVFVALPESLQSKPYWTPSDFQRIADFAKEKDDKELSTNP, from the coding sequence ATGAATAGTAAAACAGTCGCTATGATTGCGAGTTTCCTTTTTTTGGGGAGTTCATTTTCAGTCTTTGCTGAAGCTCCTGTCGGCGTTAGGCCTTGTTGTGCGTTTGGTACTAATTTACAAACCGAAGTCGGAGGGATCCCCGTTCCTTTTGTTTCTGTTGAAAACGTACTGAACATCAGCGAGTTAGGTGATCATATTTATAATGATGGAAGCCAAAGTGTTGCGAGTAGCTTAATGGGATTCGGGGACGAGAGTAACGGCATTTTTTATTCAGAAAAAGGCGGTTTTTTAGATTCAGCTCATATTCGTGATACTGCCGATTTTGCCTATTTTCTCTATACCGAAATCAGTGCGCATTTAGGTGAAAACTACAGTATTGCTCTCTCTCCTGAATTAAAAGATCGAATAGTACAAATGAACGCTTCAACGGAATCGTATTCGCAAGCACAACGAAAATCTATCAGTATTGAAGTCGCCGCATTAACCGCTTATCGTTTAGCGCAATGGCATGAAATTGCTCAATGGTTTGGTATGGAATCGGTTGGTGGTTTTAAAGAATACGCATCCGCTTTTTCGCCAGAAGATTTGTATTCAAATATGCTTGGGGCAAGATTAGCGAGTGCGGTCATTTCTAATAATCCAAATCTAGATAAAAATGATTTTTCAAAAGCGATGACACAAGCGATTCATGATAAGTTTATTGAATTGAAAGTCGGGTCGAAAGAAGAGTCAAAAGCAGAAATTGAAAGTATGGATGGTGTATGGTGGGATAGCGATAAACGTCTGCCAAATAAGTGGGTAGTTATTCATAGAGAATATCATTTAGGCACGGATCTTCGTCCTAATGGGTTTAAAAATGGAATGGAAGAAAGCTTAGCAACCGAACACGAAGGACTTGTAACGTTTAAGCTTATGCCGAATCAAAATGACAATGTGTTCGTAGCATTACCTGAATCATTACAAAGTAAACCTTATTGGACACCGAGTGATTTTCAACGTATTGCTGATTTTGCTAAAGAAAAAGACGATAAAGAGCTTTCTACAAACCCGTAA
- a CDS encoding DEAD/DEAH box helicase gives MSFASLGLTTELVNIVSELGFTEATPVQQQAIPLVLKGHDVLAGAQTGTGKTAAFGLPLIQRLIESPSPRIANSKVIRTLILTPTRELAQQVFDSLVTYTKNTDLKCVVAYGGTSVKIQTENLIGGADILVATPGRLLDHLHLNNITLNQAEYLVLDEADRMLDMGFMPDIQRILRKMASKHQTLFFSATFGDKIKEIAYRILDNPKVVQVTPSNSTADTVEQMVYPVDKHRKSELLAYLIGSRNWKQVLVFTKTKQGSDDLVKELKLDGIKAASINGDKSQGARIRALEEFKTGKIRALIATDVAARGLDIEQLECVINYELPFKAEDYVHRIGRTGRAGHTGKAVSLMSADEDYLLKAIETLLDTRLPQEWLKGYEPDPNAPKKENQPRQSRGRSSDKRKMKAKTNVHANRGKFKK, from the coding sequence ATGTCATTTGCTTCATTAGGGTTAACTACCGAGCTCGTTAACATTGTTTCAGAATTGGGTTTTACAGAGGCAACTCCTGTACAACAGCAAGCTATCCCACTCGTATTAAAAGGACATGATGTACTTGCAGGGGCACAAACGGGTACAGGTAAAACGGCGGCCTTTGGTTTACCATTAATTCAACGGTTGATTGAAAGCCCAAGTCCACGAATTGCTAATTCTAAAGTTATTCGTACGTTAATCTTGACGCCAACAAGAGAGTTGGCTCAACAAGTGTTCGATAGTTTGGTGACGTATACTAAAAATACCGATCTTAAGTGTGTTGTAGCGTATGGCGGCACAAGTGTCAAAATACAAACAGAAAACCTTATTGGTGGTGCAGACATCTTAGTTGCTACACCAGGGCGATTACTTGATCACTTACACTTAAACAATATAACGTTAAATCAAGCTGAATACCTTGTTTTAGATGAAGCAGATAGAATGCTTGATATGGGCTTTATGCCTGACATTCAACGTATTTTACGAAAAATGGCAAGCAAGCATCAGACGTTATTTTTCTCTGCTACGTTTGGCGATAAGATTAAAGAGATTGCTTACCGTATTCTTGATAATCCAAAAGTGGTTCAAGTGACCCCTTCAAATAGCACTGCAGATACTGTTGAGCAAATGGTTTATCCTGTCGATAAGCATCGTAAAAGCGAATTGCTTGCGTATTTGATTGGCTCTCGTAACTGGAAGCAAGTTTTAGTCTTTACAAAAACCAAGCAAGGTTCTGATGATTTAGTAAAAGAGCTTAAGTTGGATGGCATTAAAGCGGCTTCTATTAATGGTGATAAAAGCCAAGGCGCTCGTATTCGAGCATTAGAAGAGTTTAAAACGGGTAAAATTCGTGCATTAATTGCGACTGACGTTGCTGCTCGAGGCTTGGATATTGAACAACTTGAATGCGTAATTAACTACGAATTACCATTTAAAGCAGAAGATTATGTTCATCGAATTGGTCGTACAGGCAGAGCTGGGCATACTGGTAAAGCCGTTTCATTAATGAGTGCAGATGAAGATTACTTATTAAAAGCGATTGAAACATTATTAGATACGCGTTTACCTCAAGAATGGTTAAAGGGTTACGAACCAGATCCTAATGCACCGAAAAAAGAGAATCAACCGAGACAAAGTCGTGGTCGTTCTTCAGATAAAAGAAAAATGAAAGCAAAAACAAACGTTCATGCTAATCGCGGTAAATTCAAGAAATAA
- a CDS encoding GGDEF domain-containing protein: MSSSLLSHPLFKLLLPIILVVSAITGMSGIIQLSAENKGFSYILPYIVLSIVLLLSQPFNQGRIGMIAISMAMAYWIIQERLQVPLSFGTTRIEFTLTAFLLPITMMATFIFPERRIFSKYGAGYLSVLLFMFIWCWIIVTHFSENDMTEIWETYLLNIPEISPLPIIIVLYSLVMCGLSAIFVLTRSNNTDLASYTCLLYSSLTFSLFSVDFISSTMFSIAGLLLLLYIISASHELAFIDQLTSIPGRRALESEMKHLGRRYTIAMLDIDHFKKFNDNYGHDTGDDVLKLVASIMAQTGGNAKVYRYGGEEFTVLFKGKTVEESLEYLEELREDIADYDLIIRDTSTRPKDKKEGQAKRGKANKTKVVNVTISIGVADNTEYKKPQEVIKASDKALYRAKDGGRNCVSL, translated from the coding sequence ATGTCTTCTAGCCTTCTGAGTCACCCTTTGTTTAAGTTACTTTTACCTATAATTTTGGTCGTTTCTGCGATTACAGGAATGAGTGGTATCATTCAACTTTCAGCTGAAAACAAAGGCTTCTCATACATATTGCCATACATTGTATTATCAATTGTATTGCTTTTAAGCCAACCATTTAACCAAGGTCGAATTGGAATGATTGCCATCAGTATGGCGATGGCTTATTGGATCATCCAAGAAAGACTGCAAGTACCTTTATCTTTTGGTACGACTCGTATTGAATTTACGCTAACCGCCTTTCTTTTACCGATTACAATGATGGCGACGTTCATTTTTCCTGAGCGTAGAATTTTCTCAAAATATGGTGCAGGTTACCTATCTGTTCTTTTATTCATGTTCATTTGGTGTTGGATCATCGTGACGCATTTCTCAGAAAATGACATGACGGAGATTTGGGAAACCTACCTACTCAACATCCCTGAAATATCACCACTTCCTATTATCATCGTACTTTATAGCTTAGTGATGTGTGGCCTTTCTGCTATTTTTGTTTTGACTCGCAGTAACAATACCGATCTCGCGTCATACACTTGCTTACTTTACTCTTCGTTAACTTTTTCACTATTTAGCGTTGACTTTATTTCTAGCACGATGTTCTCTATCGCTGGTCTACTTCTTCTTTTATACATTATTTCAGCGAGCCACGAACTTGCCTTTATTGATCAACTTACCAGTATTCCTGGGCGTCGCGCCTTAGAATCTGAAATGAAGCATCTTGGTCGACGTTATACCATTGCTATGTTAGATATTGACCATTTTAAAAAATTCAATGACAACTACGGACATGACACAGGCGATGATGTACTTAAACTGGTTGCCAGTATTATGGCTCAAACAGGGGGTAATGCTAAAGTATATCGCTATGGTGGTGAAGAGTTTACCGTTCTATTTAAAGGTAAGACCGTAGAGGAGAGCCTTGAATACCTTGAAGAATTACGTGAAGATATTGCCGATTACGATTTAATTATTCGAGACACGTCAACTCGACCTAAAGATAAAAAAGAAGGTCAAGCGAAACGTGGGAAAGCCAATAAAACCAAAGTAGTCAACGTGACGATTAGTATTGGTGTTGCCGACAATACCGAATATAAAAAACCTCAAGAAGTCATAAAAGCATCAGATAAGGCTCTTTATCGTGCTAAAGATGGTGGCCGAAACTGCGTTAGTTTATAG
- a CDS encoding DUF3302 domain-containing protein: protein MFLDYFALGLLVFVALVIFYGIIVIHDIPYEIAHKRDHPHSDAIHIAGWVSLFTLHVLWPFLWIWATLWREDRGWGFHKIENNQLELQTRVNHLNDQVELLTEKLSQIEINQVNQPPQTPSKEEQI from the coding sequence ATGTTTTTAGATTATTTTGCCCTCGGCTTACTCGTATTTGTAGCGCTAGTTATCTTCTATGGAATTATTGTTATCCATGATATTCCTTATGAAATAGCACACAAGCGTGACCATCCTCATTCAGATGCTATCCATATTGCCGGATGGGTCAGTTTATTTACTCTTCACGTTTTATGGCCATTCCTTTGGATCTGGGCAACGCTATGGAGAGAAGATCGTGGTTGGGGGTTTCATAAGATTGAAAATAATCAGTTAGAACTGCAAACACGCGTTAATCATTTAAACGATCAAGTTGAGTTACTGACAGAGAAACTGTCTCAAATAGAAATCAACCAAGTGAATCAACCGCCTCAAACACCCTCTAAAGAGGAGCAAATATAA
- a CDS encoding HlyD family secretion protein produces MDLLLILTYTALCIAVFKIFNIPLNKWTVPTAGLGGVVLVGTLVLLMNYNHPFTQFGGQFYVTTPIVPSVKGKVIEVNVEANQALKEGDVLFKIDPIPFKAEVVRKQAALNEAQQGALQLESIYKSAQANTIKATADKDKAYREFKRYEKGYKKGAFTAQQLDTRKQNYKAAQATVESVQAQEQQAKLALESQINGENTTVARMRAELEQAQFNLDETIVKAPTDGYVTQMALRPGMMAVPLPLRPVMTFIHTEAQYYVGAFRQNSLQRLQAGFKAEFLFRAIPGRVFQGEVVEVIPAIGEGQIQASGSLLGTNAIQTNGRALVKLKLTEDVSEFHLPVGANAEISVYSDSFEHVSIMRKVLIRMKSWQNYLYLDH; encoded by the coding sequence ATGGATTTATTGCTGATTCTTACGTATACCGCCTTATGTATCGCGGTTTTTAAAATATTTAATATCCCTTTAAATAAATGGACCGTACCAACGGCAGGTTTAGGTGGCGTGGTTCTTGTTGGTACACTTGTTCTTTTAATGAACTATAACCACCCATTCACTCAATTTGGTGGACAGTTTTATGTCACGACTCCAATAGTGCCAAGTGTGAAAGGCAAAGTTATTGAAGTTAATGTAGAGGCAAACCAAGCTCTAAAAGAAGGTGATGTTCTTTTCAAAATAGATCCAATCCCGTTTAAAGCAGAAGTTGTCCGTAAACAAGCCGCATTAAATGAAGCACAACAAGGGGCTTTACAACTAGAGTCCATTTATAAATCAGCTCAAGCGAATACAATCAAAGCAACTGCTGACAAAGATAAAGCCTATCGTGAATTTAAACGTTATGAAAAAGGTTATAAAAAAGGTGCATTTACAGCCCAACAACTGGATACTCGCAAGCAGAACTATAAAGCAGCGCAAGCAACCGTTGAGTCAGTTCAAGCACAAGAACAACAAGCAAAATTAGCGTTAGAGTCTCAAATTAATGGCGAAAATACGACAGTTGCTCGTATGCGAGCAGAACTAGAACAAGCGCAATTCAATCTTGATGAAACAATAGTAAAAGCGCCTACTGATGGTTACGTAACTCAAATGGCATTACGTCCAGGTATGATGGCCGTTCCCCTGCCTTTACGCCCGGTAATGACTTTTATTCATACTGAAGCTCAATACTATGTCGGTGCATTCCGTCAAAATTCTTTACAGCGCTTACAAGCGGGCTTTAAAGCTGAATTTTTATTCCGCGCAATACCCGGTCGAGTATTCCAAGGAGAAGTCGTCGAAGTCATTCCAGCCATTGGGGAAGGACAAATCCAAGCGTCTGGCTCATTACTTGGTACGAATGCAATTCAAACAAATGGACGTGCATTAGTTAAATTAAAATTAACGGAAGACGTGTCAGAATTCCATCTTCCTGTCGGTGCTAATGCTGAAATATCTGTTTATTCCGATAGTTTTGAACATGTGTCTATTATGCGTAAGGTATTAATCCGTATGAAGTCTTGGCAAAATTATTTGTACCTTGACCACTAA